A region of Acidisarcina sp. DNA encodes the following proteins:
- a CDS encoding glucoamylase family protein has product MTEYAPQENLSTKSFATIDETQLRTHARDASARWHVDHRPAGRSTFPQRAEAVRQSLLSLNDSLESIDETSPLWELRGNARLLRSALWDEPRETVPKLPRVQSEAGEEPRIITIASSFLDATNSYWSWPALHIYIDELQRREPLQIGEVWNLPTALRFVLLERCLGQIGQMIASQATGSRTELLMRRLDAIREMGELDWTPLMEPLIHLDAVLHRDPSGVYPRMDFESRDAYRRRIAFVARYSESTEYEVASHVLELAEGARSSPSSKDPRMELRRTHIGYYLVDEGFQHLAARVSFHPPWAERLRILLRKHPDEFYIGGIQVATILLIALIVFPLVPDYSVFGWMTIAFLLLLLPAAQGAVDLVNSITTEFLTAEALPKLDFSEGIPEESTTLVAVPTLLLNEKQVRGLFEDMEIRFLSNPDPNLHFALLTDLPDSVTQPNENDSDPLVDLAVELVDELNRRHKGRNVGSFLLLHRHRIFNARQGVWMGWERKRGKLLDLNQYLHSDYDSFPVKAGNLEVLSQVRYVITLDSDTQLPRGSAHRMIGALAHPLNRAIIDPNLRIVTSGYGILQPRIGVSVQSAARSRLAAIYSGETGLDIYSRAVSDAYQDLYREGIFTGKGIYEVSTLHKVLDRRFPRNSLLSHDLIEGAYARAGLLSDVELIDDYPSHYSAYTRRQHRWVRGDWQIAQWLFQLVPDESGHWGRNPISTISRWKILDNLRRSLVQPFTFFLLMAGWLGLPGGPLYWTIATLFVLFVPSLLQLGFSILRMLRNPAKGATREVFADFLQAAGLAFLNLVFLPHQTLLSLDAIVRSLVRRFVTGQRLLEWETAAQAESNAKRVTPVDRYLKATVPLTIGLALLIGAVHLHALEVAAPVLLLWISESGITLWLNQPPREDDSGKLGRQSEEFARQQALLMWRYFRQFGDREHNYLIPDNVREEGMVAAPRTSPTNIGLLLNARQAACELGYITLPEFAFLTEQSLSSIGRLVRYRGHLYNWYDTRTLAILAPAVVSTVDSGNLAASLYTLDAGIRSLLHEPLLSRKLFRGLEDILKLPWLQNVFPAMPAREASTEAWLRWAISIEEEEEAGSRESGVLEQADTRWWRAEALARIRAITSLAHDYLPWMLPEFAPLRTISSMGINSYVAPPLKKTAAFAFELDAALQRNWATLDEESPNLVLGEQLRALLPEATRRLQELTESLRAISQDACRNVEEMEFGFLLNHSRKLLSIGYEVTEGRQLASCYDLLASEARTACFIAIAKGDIPQQIWFRMGRGHTIAFDRPILLSWTGTMFEYMMPALWMRSYPNTLMSRTLRANAEIQIAFGNKYRIPWGISESGYATQDTEGNYQYYAFGIPEIALKGTPAAGPVVSPYSSFLALGVARSDALHNLHWMQQAGWSGAFGLYEAADYSDSLARPVLVREWMAHHQGMSLLAVLNLLRDNVVQQWFHENPAIQATELLLQEKAMRTSIIRAAHQKLQEHAATSRLRKGA; this is encoded by the coding sequence ATGACCGAATACGCTCCGCAGGAAAACTTGTCCACAAAGTCTTTCGCCACGATCGACGAGACACAACTGCGCACTCACGCGCGGGATGCCTCCGCTCGCTGGCATGTGGACCATCGTCCCGCCGGACGCAGTACTTTTCCCCAGCGCGCGGAGGCGGTGCGCCAATCGCTGCTGAGCCTGAACGATTCTCTGGAGTCGATCGACGAGACGAGTCCGCTGTGGGAGCTTCGCGGCAACGCCAGGCTGCTGCGCTCCGCACTGTGGGATGAGCCCAGGGAAACGGTGCCAAAGCTGCCCAGGGTGCAATCCGAGGCAGGCGAGGAGCCGCGGATCATCACAATCGCCTCCTCATTCCTCGACGCTACAAATTCTTATTGGTCGTGGCCCGCCTTGCATATTTACATCGACGAATTGCAGCGCAGGGAGCCGCTGCAAATCGGAGAGGTGTGGAATCTGCCGACCGCGCTGCGCTTTGTGCTGCTGGAGCGCTGCCTGGGACAGATCGGGCAAATGATAGCCTCGCAGGCCACTGGATCGCGGACCGAATTGCTGATGCGTCGCCTGGACGCCATTCGCGAGATGGGCGAGTTGGATTGGACGCCTTTGATGGAGCCTCTGATCCACCTTGACGCTGTGCTGCATCGCGATCCATCGGGCGTCTATCCGCGAATGGATTTCGAAAGCCGCGATGCATATCGCCGGCGCATCGCCTTTGTCGCACGCTACTCCGAATCCACGGAGTACGAGGTAGCAAGCCATGTGCTGGAACTGGCAGAGGGAGCAAGGTCGTCGCCCTCCTCGAAGGATCCAAGAATGGAGCTGCGCCGCACGCACATCGGCTATTACCTGGTCGACGAGGGATTCCAGCATCTCGCTGCACGTGTCAGCTTTCATCCACCCTGGGCGGAGAGGCTGCGCATCCTTCTCCGAAAGCATCCGGACGAGTTCTACATTGGTGGAATCCAGGTGGCAACGATTCTGCTGATCGCCCTGATTGTGTTTCCGCTGGTGCCGGACTATTCCGTCTTTGGCTGGATGACGATCGCATTTCTTTTACTGCTGCTTCCCGCGGCGCAAGGTGCTGTCGACCTGGTGAACAGCATCACTACGGAGTTTTTGACAGCGGAGGCACTGCCCAAGCTCGATTTCAGCGAGGGGATTCCAGAGGAATCGACGACGCTGGTCGCCGTCCCAACTCTGCTGCTGAATGAAAAGCAGGTGCGCGGGCTCTTCGAGGACATGGAGATTCGCTTCCTGTCGAACCCCGATCCCAACCTTCACTTTGCCCTGCTCACCGATCTTCCCGACTCCGTCACGCAGCCGAATGAGAATGATTCCGATCCCCTGGTCGACCTTGCCGTAGAGCTGGTGGACGAGCTGAACCGCCGCCATAAGGGACGCAACGTGGGATCCTTTCTACTGCTGCACCGCCACCGCATCTTCAATGCAAGACAAGGTGTGTGGATGGGCTGGGAGCGCAAGCGAGGGAAACTGCTGGATCTCAACCAGTACCTCCACTCGGATTACGACAGCTTTCCCGTGAAGGCGGGGAACCTTGAAGTGCTGTCGCAGGTGCGCTATGTCATCACGCTCGACTCCGATACGCAATTGCCGCGCGGCTCTGCGCACAGGATGATAGGCGCTCTAGCACACCCGCTGAACCGGGCAATCATCGATCCCAATCTGCGCATTGTTACCTCGGGGTACGGAATCCTGCAGCCGCGAATCGGTGTCAGCGTGCAATCGGCAGCACGCTCCAGACTGGCGGCAATCTACTCTGGAGAAACGGGACTCGATATTTACAGCCGGGCCGTTTCGGATGCGTACCAGGACCTCTACCGCGAAGGTATCTTCACCGGCAAAGGAATTTACGAAGTCTCCACCCTGCACAAGGTCCTCGACCGCCGCTTCCCGAGGAATTCCCTGCTGAGCCACGACCTGATCGAAGGAGCTTACGCGCGTGCAGGACTGCTGAGCGACGTGGAGCTCATCGATGACTATCCGTCGCACTACAGCGCCTACACGCGGCGGCAACATCGCTGGGTGCGAGGGGACTGGCAGATCGCGCAGTGGCTGTTCCAACTGGTGCCGGATGAGTCAGGACACTGGGGACGGAATCCCATTAGCACCATCTCGCGCTGGAAGATTCTGGATAACCTGCGTCGCTCGCTGGTGCAGCCATTCACCTTCTTTCTGCTGATGGCGGGATGGCTTGGGCTTCCCGGAGGTCCGCTCTACTGGACCATTGCAACGCTGTTTGTGCTGTTCGTTCCCAGCCTTCTGCAACTCGGCTTCAGCATCCTGCGAATGCTTCGGAACCCCGCCAAAGGCGCAACGCGAGAGGTCTTCGCCGACTTTCTGCAGGCGGCTGGACTGGCATTTCTCAATCTGGTTTTCCTGCCGCATCAGACGCTTCTCTCGCTGGATGCGATTGTGCGTTCGCTCGTGCGGCGTTTTGTTACCGGGCAGCGATTGCTGGAGTGGGAGACAGCAGCGCAGGCCGAATCCAACGCCAAGCGCGTAACCCCCGTGGACCGCTATCTGAAAGCGACCGTCCCGCTGACCATCGGATTGGCGCTGCTGATAGGAGCTGTGCATCTCCACGCGCTTGAGGTTGCGGCTCCTGTGCTGCTGCTCTGGATTTCGGAGAGCGGCATTACCCTCTGGTTGAATCAGCCGCCACGCGAAGATGACTCCGGAAAACTGGGCAGGCAGAGCGAAGAGTTTGCCCGTCAACAGGCACTGCTGATGTGGCGCTACTTCCGTCAGTTCGGAGACAGGGAGCACAACTACCTGATTCCCGATAATGTGCGCGAAGAGGGTATGGTCGCCGCGCCGCGTACCTCGCCAACCAATATCGGGCTGTTGCTGAACGCGCGCCAGGCTGCCTGCGAACTGGGCTATATCACTCTGCCCGAATTCGCCTTCCTCACCGAGCAGAGCCTGAGCAGCATTGGAAGACTCGTGCGTTACCGCGGGCATCTCTATAACTGGTATGACACGCGCACGCTTGCGATCCTCGCGCCAGCGGTCGTCTCCACCGTGGATAGCGGCAACCTAGCGGCATCGCTTTACACTCTTGACGCCGGGATTCGTTCCCTCCTGCACGAGCCGCTCCTCTCCAGAAAGCTCTTTCGCGGGCTGGAAGATATTTTGAAACTACCATGGTTACAAAATGTTTTTCCCGCCATGCCGGCCAGAGAAGCATCGACCGAAGCATGGCTTCGCTGGGCAATCAGCATTGAGGAAGAAGAAGAGGCGGGCTCCCGTGAATCGGGCGTACTGGAGCAGGCGGACACGCGCTGGTGGCGCGCCGAAGCCCTTGCCCGAATCCGTGCGATTACCTCCCTGGCGCATGACTACCTGCCCTGGATGCTGCCGGAGTTCGCTCCTCTGCGGACCATATCCAGCATGGGGATCAACAGTTACGTGGCTCCCCCATTGAAGAAGACAGCCGCCTTTGCCTTTGAGCTGGATGCCGCGCTGCAAAGGAACTGGGCCACTCTGGACGAAGAGTCGCCCAATCTCGTGCTGGGAGAACAACTGCGCGCGCTGCTGCCGGAGGCGACACGTCGCCTGCAGGAGTTGACCGAGAGTCTTCGCGCCATATCGCAGGATGCCTGCCGGAACGTCGAGGAGATGGAGTTCGGCTTCCTGCTCAATCACTCGCGAAAGCTGCTGTCGATCGGTTATGAGGTCACCGAAGGCCGCCAGCTTGCCTCCTGCTACGATCTGCTGGCATCAGAAGCGCGCACTGCCTGCTTTATCGCCATCGCAAAGGGCGACATCCCTCAGCAGATCTGGTTCCGCATGGGCCGGGGGCATACCATAGCCTTCGACCGTCCCATCCTGCTCTCCTGGACCGGCACGATGTTCGAATACATGATGCCCGCGTTGTGGATGCGTAGCTATCCCAATACGCTGATGAGCCGTACCTTGCGGGCGAATGCCGAAATCCAGATCGCCTTCGGAAACAAGTACAGGATTCCCTGGGGGATCTCCGAGAGTGGCTATGCAACGCAGGATACCGAAGGAAACTACCAGTACTACGCCTTCGGTATTCCAGAGATCGCCTTAAAAGGAACTCCGGCGGCAGGGCCTGTGGTTTCGCCCTACTCCAGTTTCCTGGCACTCGGGGTGGCGCGGTCGGACGCGCTACACAATCTGCACTGGATGCAGCAGGCAGGCTGGTCCGGGGCCTTCGGACTCTATGAGGCGGCGGATTACTCCGACTCACTGGCCCGGCCCGTTCTGGTGCGCGAGTGGATGGCGCATCACCAGGGCATGTCGCTGCTGGCAGTCTTGAACCTGCTGCGCGATAACGTGGTCCAACAGTGGTTCCACGAGAATCCCGCGATCCAGGCCACGGAGTTGCTCCTGCAGGAGAAGGCCATGCGCACCAGCATAATACGAGCCGCGCATCAGAAACTGCAGGAGCACGCTGCTACCTCGCGGTTACGCAAAGGCGCATAG
- a CDS encoding tetratricopeptide repeat protein, whose product MTTSPKSKHASLNFPTPSAMRLAAITLAIAASLSAAPLRAEAAKSSTPDRANSYYHFALAHTYEEMATTYGRPEYATRAIEEYKLALNADPESPYLNSGLAELYFKTGRVRDAVLAAQDMIKKDPNSLEAHKLLGRIYLRSLGDVQNNSPSEKMLDLAISEYSKIVELAPNDIENRLLLGQLYSLDHNTAKAEEQFKTAQKIDPNSEDVVLNLARLYTDSGDLQHAAAVLTSVPVEDRTAKMEYALGSTYDQLKDNKKAIAAYQRSIDNDPDNLDAERALAQSLLNDNQLEQALKIYMDISAGDPQDPQAYLRISEIERRQGKYEQSLGTLKKAKALVKDSLEISFNEALLYDSMGRYDDATQILEKLVASTAHANDQYSELEKNNRAIFLERLANVYREENKTPQAIDSYNKMIAMGGDFAERGYQSKVDAYRDARMYTQATAAAQDAAQKLPKDRQIKLMLAGQLADSGKVDEGLALAKSQLNGTPDDRETYLQLAQIDIRLRRWKDASDALDKAEPLATKQEEKIYVYFLRGTIAERQKHYDAAEEQFHKILALDANNSMTLNYLGYMLADRGVRLPEAVKILQQAVLLDPQNGAYLDSLGWAYFKLGQYGPAEEYLRKALERLSTDPSVHDHMGELYDKTGRLKDAAAQWELALKEYARSSPADAEPGDVSKVEKKLEGARVRLAKHETTVSGKN is encoded by the coding sequence ATGACAACCAGCCCGAAATCGAAGCACGCCTCGCTAAATTTCCCTACGCCCTCCGCAATGCGGCTGGCAGCCATCACCCTGGCAATCGCAGCCTCTCTCTCTGCCGCTCCACTACGGGCTGAAGCCGCAAAATCCTCTACACCGGATCGGGCCAATTCGTACTATCACTTTGCCCTGGCTCACACGTATGAGGAGATGGCCACGACCTACGGCCGTCCGGAGTATGCCACGCGAGCGATCGAGGAGTACAAGCTGGCGTTGAACGCCGACCCCGAATCGCCCTACCTCAACAGCGGCCTGGCCGAGCTGTACTTCAAGACCGGCCGCGTGCGCGATGCGGTGCTGGCAGCCCAGGACATGATCAAGAAGGACCCGAACAGCCTGGAGGCACACAAGCTGCTGGGCCGGATCTACCTGCGCTCGCTGGGCGATGTCCAGAACAATTCCCCTTCGGAAAAGATGCTGGATCTGGCGATTTCCGAGTACAGCAAGATCGTCGAACTCGCGCCGAACGATATTGAGAACCGCCTGCTGCTGGGGCAGCTTTATTCGCTGGACCACAACACGGCCAAGGCGGAAGAGCAGTTCAAGACGGCGCAGAAGATCGATCCCAACTCCGAAGATGTTGTGCTGAACCTGGCTCGTCTCTACACGGATTCGGGCGACCTGCAGCATGCCGCAGCGGTTCTGACTTCGGTACCGGTAGAGGATCGCACGGCCAAGATGGAGTACGCCCTGGGCTCGACCTACGATCAGCTGAAGGACAACAAAAAGGCCATCGCCGCCTACCAGCGCTCGATCGACAACGACCCGGACAATCTCGATGCAGAGCGCGCGCTGGCGCAGAGCCTGCTGAATGACAATCAGCTCGAGCAGGCGCTGAAGATCTACATGGACATCTCCGCCGGCGACCCGCAAGACCCGCAGGCTTATCTGCGCATCTCCGAGATTGAACGCCGTCAGGGCAAGTATGAGCAATCCTTGGGTACTCTAAAGAAGGCGAAAGCCCTGGTAAAGGATTCACTAGAGATCAGCTTCAACGAGGCCCTGCTGTATGACTCGATGGGTCGGTATGACGACGCCACACAGATTCTAGAAAAGCTGGTGGCCAGCACCGCGCATGCCAACGACCAGTACTCGGAACTCGAAAAGAACAACCGCGCCATATTCCTGGAGCGGCTCGCCAACGTGTATCGCGAAGAGAACAAGACTCCGCAGGCGATCGATAGCTATAACAAGATGATCGCGATGGGCGGTGATTTTGCTGAGCGCGGATATCAGAGCAAGGTGGATGCGTATCGCGACGCGCGCATGTACACACAGGCGACTGCCGCCGCGCAGGACGCAGCGCAGAAGCTGCCCAAGGATCGCCAGATCAAGCTGATGCTGGCAGGGCAACTGGCGGACTCGGGGAAAGTTGACGAGGGTCTCGCGCTGGCGAAGTCACAGTTGAACGGCACCCCCGACGATCGCGAAACGTATCTGCAACTGGCACAGATCGACATCCGTCTGCGCCGCTGGAAGGACGCGAGCGATGCACTCGATAAGGCTGAGCCTCTCGCGACCAAGCAGGAAGAGAAGATTTATGTGTACTTCCTCCGCGGAACTATTGCGGAACGGCAGAAGCACTACGATGCGGCTGAGGAGCAGTTCCATAAGATTCTTGCGCTTGACGCCAACAACAGCATGACGCTGAACTACCTGGGATACATGCTGGCAGATCGCGGCGTTCGCCTGCCTGAGGCGGTGAAGATTCTCCAGCAGGCCGTCCTGCTGGATCCGCAGAATGGCGCCTATCTCGATTCTCTGGGCTGGGCATACTTCAAGCTTGGCCAGTACGGGCCAGCGGAGGAGTACCTGCGCAAGGCGCTGGAACGCCTGTCCACCGACCCCTCCGTTCACGACCACATGGGCGAGCTTTACGACAAGACGGGACGGCTGAAAGACGCCGCAGCACAGTGGGAACTGGCGCTGAAGGAATATGCGCGCTCCAGTCCAGCGGATGCCGAGCCAGGGGATGTGTCCAAGGTGGAAAAGAAACTGGAAGGCGCCCGCGTGCGGCTCGCCAAACACGAGACCACGGTGAGCGGCAAGAATTAG
- a CDS encoding glucosaminidase domain-containing protein, with protein sequence MAFQQEAFLQKAAFAAHAAGHIFPEYAACEAALESAWGQSRLAIAANNLFGQKQLPSSSPVLQTISLPTREYLHGKWVTVNASWASFPDWNACFQARMHLLVAASRMYPHYAAALAATSGRQFVLEVSQTWSTDPARASKVLAIYDAHQACLGPSLRQA encoded by the coding sequence ATGGCGTTCCAACAGGAAGCCTTTCTGCAGAAAGCCGCGTTCGCGGCCCACGCGGCGGGGCATATATTCCCCGAGTATGCGGCTTGTGAGGCAGCGCTCGAATCTGCCTGGGGCCAGTCCCGGCTGGCCATCGCTGCAAACAATCTCTTTGGGCAGAAGCAGCTTCCATCGAGCTCGCCTGTGTTGCAGACGATATCGCTTCCCACTCGCGAATATCTGCATGGCAAATGGGTGACGGTCAACGCAAGCTGGGCCAGCTTTCCGGACTGGAATGCGTGTTTCCAGGCCCGTATGCACCTGCTCGTCGCAGCGAGCAGGATGTATCCGCACTACGCCGCGGCGCTGGCCGCGACCAGTGGAAGGCAGTTCGTCCTTGAAGTATCACAAACCTGGTCGACAGACCCGGCTCGCGCCAGCAAGGTGCTCGCAATTTATGACGCCCACCAGGCATGCCTTGGGCCATCCCTGCGCCAGGCCTGA
- the purH gene encoding bifunctional phosphoribosylaminoimidazolecarboxamide formyltransferase/IMP cyclohydrolase: MSGIKHVKRALLSVTDKTGLVEFARQLASHGVDLVSTGGTARALREAGLQVKDISELTGFPEMLDGRVKTLHPRVHGGILYIRGKAEHEAAVAEHGILPIDMVVVNLYAFEKTASRPGAAFEDVIENIDIGGPSMVRSAAKNFEDVAIVTSVGDYAALGEELQANSGGLSRETRWRLAKQAFAVTAAYDTAIANTLERVEAPESGHKPVQFYALDRAPFPEALRIAYPLAMHLRYGENPHQRAALYSDGSTTGIAGATQHHGKELSYNNLVDLDACWEMVQEFDEPAVVIVKHTNPCGAATADSLAEAYRKALATDPVSAFGGVIGVNRALDLDAAEEMAKLFVEAIVAPSFTPEALARLQVKKNVRLIEIRPAEASRVIKQVSGGLLLQDADRARTTPDELKVVTARTPSKEELQALLFAWRICKHVKSNAIVYARDGQTLGVGAGQMSRVDAAKFGAMKAVLPLKNCVAASDAFFPFADGLEAVAEAGATAVIQPGGSVRDNEVIAAANRLGVAMVFTGIRHFKH, translated from the coding sequence TTGAGCGGGATAAAGCATGTTAAGCGAGCGTTGCTGAGTGTTACCGACAAGACCGGATTGGTAGAGTTCGCACGGCAATTGGCGAGCCACGGCGTGGACCTGGTTTCCACCGGCGGCACGGCGCGAGCCCTGCGCGAAGCGGGATTGCAGGTAAAGGACATCTCGGAGCTGACGGGCTTTCCGGAGATGCTCGATGGCCGTGTGAAGACGCTGCACCCGCGCGTCCACGGCGGCATCCTCTACATACGCGGCAAGGCGGAGCACGAGGCCGCGGTGGCGGAGCACGGCATTCTGCCCATCGATATGGTGGTGGTCAATCTCTACGCCTTTGAGAAAACGGCCTCGCGGCCGGGCGCTGCCTTCGAGGATGTGATCGAGAACATCGATATCGGCGGGCCCTCGATGGTGCGCTCCGCGGCAAAGAACTTCGAGGACGTGGCCATCGTGACGTCGGTCGGCGACTATGCGGCCCTGGGCGAAGAGTTGCAGGCCAACAGTGGCGGATTGAGCCGGGAGACGCGCTGGCGGCTGGCAAAGCAGGCCTTTGCCGTCACCGCAGCCTACGACACCGCGATCGCCAACACGCTGGAACGCGTTGAAGCGCCGGAGTCCGGCCATAAGCCCGTTCAGTTCTATGCATTGGATCGTGCCCCTTTCCCGGAGGCACTCAGAATCGCGTATCCGCTGGCGATGCACCTGCGCTATGGTGAGAATCCCCACCAGCGCGCAGCGCTCTACTCCGATGGCAGCACCACCGGGATCGCGGGAGCAACGCAGCACCACGGTAAAGAGCTGAGCTACAACAACCTTGTGGATCTGGATGCCTGCTGGGAGATGGTGCAGGAGTTCGACGAGCCGGCGGTAGTGATCGTCAAGCACACCAATCCCTGCGGAGCAGCAACCGCGGACTCTCTGGCTGAAGCCTATCGCAAGGCTCTGGCGACAGACCCGGTTTCCGCTTTCGGCGGAGTCATCGGCGTGAACCGCGCGCTGGATCTGGATGCCGCCGAGGAGATGGCCAAGCTGTTTGTCGAAGCAATTGTGGCTCCGTCGTTCACGCCGGAGGCCCTCGCCCGGCTGCAGGTGAAGAAGAATGTGCGCCTGATCGAGATTCGCCCGGCAGAGGCTTCGCGCGTCATCAAACAGGTGTCAGGCGGGCTCCTGTTGCAGGATGCGGATCGCGCCCGCACCACCCCTGACGAGCTGAAGGTAGTGACGGCTCGCACGCCCAGCAAGGAGGAGCTGCAGGCTCTGCTCTTTGCCTGGCGCATCTGCAAACATGTGAAGTCGAACGCCATCGTTTATGCGCGGGATGGGCAGACGCTGGGAGTGGGCGCAGGGCAGATGAGCCGCGTGGATGCAGCGAAATTCGGGGCGATGAAGGCGGTTTTGCCGCTGAAGAATTGTGTGGCTGCATCGGATGCCTTCTTCCCCTTCGCAGATGGCCTGGAGGCAGTTGCCGAAGCAGGAGCCACGGCGGTGATTCAACCCGGCGGTTCGGTGCGCGACAATGAGGTAATCGCCGCGGCCAACCGGCTCGGCGTTGCCATGGTCTTCACCGGGATTCGCCACTTCAAACACTAG
- a CDS encoding FUSC family protein, translating to METIKTRLEGIAWLRALDWYRGLRAGTAISAPLLVGAMLNQPEMAWAGLGGFEAIIADKGGPYRSRIASLGLLTVGGAAGCMLGTLVGGTLAYAIPVTILWCLAWSYLMVLGEPFASASPLIELIYVCGVGAPSSDVKLAATHAGFLLLGGLWSILLSLFLWPIDPYRPARFAISDCYRELAGFLASIHELNLRKQVRAAAWHRLAQHHQSRLRRTLERARHAVSSVRAESDAETLRGRNLIVLLESADMLLARSIALAEYMEMTATQDASPCTMRGKSALLLLEQAESWISEVLRGNVEKIDEEFHTYEARLRRIPVEMAHCMSADDLPGQFLLHQISDATENLETALESATAVRTGQEPHPRPRLRKKQAAVKLERTPLRLEQLAANFTTDSLLLRHAARVAVVCTVDVFILIWFNINHGYWMMLTSLIVLQPHVGGTFYRSLQRIGGTVAGGILAAVLAVFLHSEAAIAAALFPLGFFALAVLPVSYSLFCFFLTPTFVLAFLPYVGDWQLAGVRIINTILGALIAMLAMAVLWPTLERRRFGTQLQRSLQANRLYLERLLASWRQGDADGAESRSQAVAQARRGIGLAHNDSEDSLDRLRLEPTWTSHGGMRGGERATEAAIAFVTYLRRFGQSITTLASLPGEDNWKRSPEVQGRLERMSQGLTLLEHALEGEPVDWAQMPEASPLPEAAASTLQHNGQRQVVRMERQLAVLQRSLLAMERGGLLGRKSALPADSTVAEPTETR from the coding sequence GTGGAAACCATCAAGACCAGGCTCGAGGGAATCGCCTGGTTGCGAGCGCTTGACTGGTATCGCGGCTTGCGGGCAGGAACCGCGATCAGCGCTCCCCTGCTGGTGGGCGCCATGCTGAACCAGCCGGAGATGGCATGGGCTGGGCTGGGTGGCTTTGAAGCCATCATCGCGGATAAAGGCGGACCCTATCGCAGCCGTATCGCGAGCCTGGGGCTGCTGACTGTCGGTGGCGCCGCTGGGTGCATGCTGGGGACGCTCGTCGGCGGCACGCTGGCCTATGCCATTCCGGTAACAATTTTGTGGTGCCTGGCCTGGTCGTATCTGATGGTTCTGGGCGAGCCATTTGCCTCAGCAAGTCCTCTGATCGAGTTGATCTACGTCTGCGGTGTGGGAGCCCCGTCAAGTGACGTGAAGCTGGCCGCCACCCACGCAGGATTTCTGCTTCTGGGCGGCCTGTGGTCGATCCTGCTGTCTCTCTTTCTTTGGCCGATCGACCCCTACCGCCCGGCGCGATTTGCCATCAGCGACTGCTACCGCGAACTGGCCGGCTTCCTCGCCAGTATTCATGAGCTGAATCTCCGCAAGCAGGTGCGCGCCGCTGCCTGGCACCGGCTGGCACAGCATCACCAAAGCCGCTTGCGGCGGACACTGGAACGAGCGCGCCACGCTGTCTCCAGCGTGCGGGCGGAGAGCGACGCCGAGACCCTCCGCGGTCGCAACCTGATAGTGCTGCTGGAGTCGGCAGACATGCTGCTGGCGCGTTCCATCGCGCTGGCGGAATACATGGAGATGACCGCAACTCAGGATGCCTCGCCTTGCACCATGCGCGGCAAAAGCGCACTTTTGCTGCTGGAGCAGGCAGAGTCCTGGATCTCCGAGGTTCTGCGCGGCAACGTGGAGAAGATCGACGAGGAATTCCACACCTACGAAGCGCGGCTGCGGCGCATTCCCGTAGAGATGGCGCACTGCATGTCGGCGGACGACCTGCCGGGGCAGTTTCTGCTGCACCAGATCTCCGATGCCACGGAGAATCTTGAGACGGCGCTGGAGAGTGCGACAGCGGTGCGCACTGGCCAGGAGCCTCATCCCCGGCCAAGACTGCGCAAGAAGCAGGCCGCCGTGAAGCTGGAGCGTACCCCGCTGCGCCTGGAGCAGTTAGCCGCCAACTTCACCACCGACTCTCTTCTGCTGCGCCATGCCGCCCGGGTCGCCGTCGTCTGCACGGTCGACGTGTTTATTTTGATCTGGTTCAACATCAATCATGGCTACTGGATGATGCTGACCTCACTGATCGTCCTGCAACCGCATGTGGGAGGCACCTTCTACCGTTCGTTGCAACGGATTGGAGGCACAGTGGCAGGGGGAATTCTTGCAGCCGTTCTTGCGGTCTTTCTCCACTCCGAGGCGGCGATTGCCGCGGCGCTGTTTCCCCTGGGCTTCTTCGCGCTCGCCGTGCTGCCGGTAAGCTATTCCCTTTTCTGCTTTTTCTTAACGCCCACATTTGTCCTTGCGTTTCTGCCGTATGTGGGGGATTGGCAATTGGCCGGTGTTCGCATCATCAACACGATTCTGGGTGCGCTGATCGCAATGCTGGCGATGGCGGTTCTGTGGCCGACGCTGGAACGCCGACGCTTCGGAACCCAACTGCAACGCAGCCTGCAGGCGAATCGGCTATACCTGGAGCGGCTGCTGGCAAGCTGGCGGCAGGGCGATGCGGACGGAGCCGAATCCCGCTCGCAGGCAGTTGCCCAGGCGCGCCGGGGGATTGGGCTGGCCCACAACGACTCCGAAGACTCCCTGGACCGCCTGAGGCTGGAGCCGACATGGACCAGCCATGGCGGCATGAGAGGCGGCGAGCGGGCAACTGAAGCAGCGATTGCGTTTGTCACCTATCTGCGACGATTCGGGCAGAGCATTACCACCCTGGCCTCCCTTCCGGGGGAAGACAACTGGAAGCGCTCGCCGGAGGTGCAAGGGCGATTGGAGCGAATGAGCCAGGGGCTGACGCTGCTGGAGCACGCGCTGGAGGGAGAACCCGTGGACTGGGCGCAGATGCCGGAAGCCTCTCCTTTACCAGAGGCAGCCGCAAGCACCCTGCAGCACAATGGGCAACGCCAGGTCGTGCGCATGGAGCGGCAACTGGCCGTTTTGCAACGCTCGCTGCTGGCGATGGAGCGCGGCGGCCTGCTTGGCCGAAAGTCCGCGCTCCCCGCGGATTCAACTGTCGCCGAACCGACCGAGACGAGGTAA